The Acinetobacter chinensis genomic sequence GTGAATGAGCAGCAAAAACAGCTGTCCGGGCTGTTCTGGAGATTCCTGGTCATGGATGATCCTGATGTCCGGTTTTTTATGATCCGTGATGCAGACTCACTGATTTCCTGTAGAGAAAAAGCAGCGGTTCAGGCATGGTTGGACAGCAGCAGATGGTTTCATAGCATGCGGGACTTTTATTCACATACCGAGTTGGTTCTTGCGGGGATGTGGGGCGGCTGTCATGGTGTTTTTCACGGAATTGAAACCATGATTCAGCAGTATATGCAGACGGGTAATTATCTGACCAGCAGGGTGGTGGATCAGCATTTTCTGCGCTATATGATCTGGCCTGCACTGAAACAGAGCCTGATCAGTCACGACAGTCAGGGCTTTGACCCTGATGCAGTTCCTTTTCCTGAAGCTGTTCAGCAGACTGATTATGAGCAGGCAGAGACGTTTCATGTGGGCAGTAATATGGGGGCACCCGTCATGATTGTTAAAGTTGAAGATGCAGCAGCAGAGACCGTTCGCTGGGTGCTGCTGGATCAGGAAAATCAGGAAGTCTGCAGTTATGAAGCTGCAGTACAGGACTCTCGTGAAATTATGGTGAACCTGCCTCGGATTTATACGGACAATATTCAGAAGAAAATATGGAGAATAGAACTCTATTCTGTATAAATCTGGATTGATTAGTTGTACTTGCCCAATTAAACTACAGGCAGTCAAAAGATATAAAAACGCGTTACCTGGAGAATATGCATGTCAGCTCAGTTTGATCATGTTTCTGTTGTGAAAAAATCAAACGTCTACTTTGGTGGCTTGTGTATCAGCCATACGGTTCAGTTTGAAGACGGTACTAAAAAAACCCTGGGGGTTATTCTTCCAACCGAGCAGGCATTGACGTTTGAAACGCATGTTCCTGAACGTATGGAAATTATTTCTGGTGAATGCCGGGTTAAAATTGCTGACAGCGAAGAAAGCGAACTGTTCCGTGCCGGACAGTCGTTCTATGTTCCTGGTAACAGCCGTTTTAAAATTGAGACGGATGAAGTGCTGGATTATGTCTGCCATCTGGAAGGCTGATCTTTCATTTTATTGAACAGGGAATTTTTAACCTGAATCGGTTAAACTGTTCATTCACAGAAATCCTGTAAAGTCAGCTTTGCAGGATTTTTCTTTTGAATTCTGAATAAAAGTTGAATTAGAGGTTGTTCATGGCTAAACCTGAATATTATTATGGCGTTCATTCAGTGGAGTCATTACTTGAGCTTGAGCCTGAGCGGGTTCTGACTTTATTTGCTCTGAAAGGGCGGGATGATCAGCGCTTACAGAAAATTCTGGAGCTTGCTGAACCGTTTGGTATCAGTGTTCAGAAAGCCAGTCGTGACAGCCTGGAAAAACTGGCAGGTCAGCCATTTCATCAGGGTGTTGTTGCTGCGGTGCGTCCACATCCAGTGCTGAATGAAAAAGATCTTGATCAGCTGCTTGAAAATAATCCGCAGGCGCTTTTACTTGCGCTGGATCATGTGACTGACCCGCATAACCTGGGAGCATGTATCCGAACAGCAGCAGCAATGGGTGTGGAAGCCGTGATCGTACCTCGTGACCGTTCTGCCAGCCTGACGCCGACAGCGCGTAAAGTTGCAGCTGGTGGTGCTGAAAAGGTTAAATTTATTCAGGTGACCAATTTGGCGAGAACCCTGGGAAATATTAAAGACGAATTCAATGTGCGTGTTGTTGGCACCATGCTGGATGAAAATGCGTTGCCTGTTCAGCAGTTCGACTTTACAGGGACAGCGGTGTGTGTAGTGATGGGTGCTGAAGATACAGGTTTGCGTCCGATTACTCAGTCTCAGTGTGATCAGACCGTTTATATTCCAATGGCAGGGAATTTACAGAGTCTGAATGTCAGTGTGGCAACGGGTATGGCGCTGTATGAAGCCTGCCGTCAGCGTAATCACTGAGTCAGTTTATTATTTAAATTAAAGTAGCAGGAACATGTCTCCCAGAACACAAGGTTATGCCCTCGTTGTAGTTACGATGTGCATCTGGGGAGGGTTTACGATTACCTCCCGTCTGAATGCTCAGTGGCACATCAGCGCATGGGATATTACCGCACTCCGATTTGCACTGGCATTCTGTATTCTGATGCCGGTTTTGATATGGAAAAAAGATACCGCCTTTCTTTGGAAAAAAGAGCCATTTATTCTGGCAATGGTCGGAGGAGTGGGGTATTGCCTGACTTCCTACAGTGCTTTTCATTTTGTCCCTGCTGCACATGCCGCGATTTTCCTGAACGGCTGTATCCCTCTGTGTACAGCACTGGCGGGTTTTTTTCTGTTCAGGGAGCCTTTTGATAAGCATACCTGGGTGAGCCTGGTCATTATGCTGTCCGCCATTTCAGCCATGTGTTTTCTGATGTATGAGGAAACAGGTGTGGCCTTTGGTTTTGGTGATCTGCTGTTTTTTATCAGTGCGATCTGGTGGGGTGTATTTACTGTGTTACTCAGGCAGTGGAAGCTTTCCGCATGGCATTCCATGGCGGGTGTAGCGATCTGGTCAGCGCTTGTTTATATTCCAGTTTATCTTTTATTTTTACCTAAAAATCTGATGCAGCCAGAACCCATGCATTTGCTTGTTCAGGGGATTTTTCATGGCATTTTTGTGGTGATTATCGCCACACTGACTTATGTGGAAGCTATTAAACGGTTGGGGGCGTTTAAAACAGGGAGTATCGTGACCCTGGCGCCTTTTATTGCCGCAGTACTGGCTGTTCCATTATTGAATGAGCCTTTGAGTATAGCGATTATCTGTGGCTTGCTGGGTATGGGGGTTGGTGCATTGCAGCCGTGGCGATGGTTTGGACGTAAAGACAGTCTTCAGGTGAGACTGGATCAGCAGAAAAAAAACTGATTCAGACTTCACTTCTTGCAAGATACTGAAGATGCAGTTTTTTAAGCTGGTTGTGCAGATGATCGATATGACCATCGTTGAGAATAATATCCTGAGCCAGAGCCTGCTTCTGTAAGCGTGGCATCTGCGCAGCAATGATTTTTTTGATCTGTTCAGCATTCTGTCTGTCACGTGACGAAGCGCGTTCAATCTGAAGCTCTTCTGTTGCATCAATCAGTAGATTGTGATGGGTGAGTTCGTGCTGACTGGTTTCAAACAGCAGGGGCGACACCAGGACAGCATATGGACTGGTTGCAGACGCCAGCTGTTGAATGATTGCAGTACGGATGGCAGGATGAGTAATGGCTTCAAGCTGTTTGCGGGCTGAAGGTTCTTTGAAAATATATTCTCTTAAGGCTCTGCGGTTCAGCTCACCATCTTCCTGTATGACCCAGTTGCCAAATATCTGCTGAATCTGTTCCAAAGCTGGTTGTCCTTTTTCAACAACTTCTCTTGCGACAATATCAGCATCCACGACCTGAATGCCCTGTGATTCAAACCATTGACTGGCAGCTGATTTTCCACTGCCTATACCGCCTGTTAAACCCAGAATAAAAGTCATTCAGTTGTCCGTTATTACTGCCCAAGATAAATTTTCATGATCTGTTCACCCCATAAAAAGGCAATCCAGCCAGCAATGGCAATATAAGGACCAAAAGCAAAGGGCTGATTTTCTTTGCGGATTTTCAGTAAAATAATACCAATTACCGCGCCGACCATGGATGAAAGTAACACAATCAAAGGCAGGAGCAAAGGACCCATCCATGCACCCAATGCAGCCAGCAGTTTAAAGTCACCATACCCCATGCCTTCTTTGCCGGTCACGACTTTAAACAGATAATAGACGACCCAGAGGCAAAGGAAGCCAATCACATATCCCCATATGGATGAAGCAGGGGATGTGAATACTGAATAGCTGTTTACTGCAAGGCCAATCGCTGCAAGTGGCAGGGTATAACGGTCAGGCAGTAACTGTGTGTCAAAATCTATGAAAGTTAATGCAATTAATACCCAGGTCAGTAGCAGCCCTGCAAGCATCTGAATGGATGGACCAAATACTGCAACGACAGTCAGTGAACAGGCAGTAGTCAGCAGTTCAATAAAAGGATAGCGGATACTGATTGGATTGGAGCAGTTACCACACTTGCCACGTAATGCCAGCCAGCTGACAACAGGAATATTCTGATACCAGCGGATTTCTGACTGACACTTTGGGCAGGTCGATGCGGGTTTACTCAGCGTTATTGGAGTTTCATGTTCTGGTGGGTGATCTGGATGCAGGTACAGCTGACATTCCTGTCGCCATTCCTGTTCCATCATTTTCGGGGTGCGATAAATAACGACATTCAGAAAACTGCCGATACATAAACTGAAAATCCCAACTGCCAGATAAAGTGCAGTTGGGGTTGTACTTAAATAAGAGATAATTTCCTGCATTAAACCACGGAGCCCATCTGGAAGATTGGTAGATACATTGCGATAACCAGACCACCGACCAGTACCCCCAGTACAGCCATGATCAAAGGTTCCATCATAGAGGTCAATCCATCCACGGCATTGTCCACTTCATTTTCATAGTGTGTAGCCACTTTATCCAGCATGGCATCCAGTGCACCGGATTCTTCGCCAATTGCAACCATCTGTACTGCCATGGATGGGAATTTATCCGTAACCCGCATGGCAAACTGGAGCTGTTGTCCTGTTGCGACATCATCCCTGATTTTCATGACGGCCTGTTCATAAACCACGTTATTGGTTGCACCTGCTGTAGATTCAAGTGCTTCAATTAACGGTACACCAGCCGCGAAAGTGGTCGCAAGAGTACGACTGTAACGGGCAATAATGGCTTTATATACCAGATCACCAAAAATAGGTGCTTTCAGTGCTGCTTTATCCAGGAAATCACGGAATTTTTTACTGCGCTTTTTGGCTTCCATGAACGCTGCGATGGCGGCACCAATGGCAATAATCAGAATGAACCAGTATTTCTGCATCCATTCAGACATGTTCACCACCATTTTGGTAAATGCCGGTAGGTCTGCACCAAATGAAGTGAACAGTTCCTGGAAAACAGGCACGACTTTAACCATCAGAATAATTGTCACAATAATAGCGACCACAACTACACTGGCTGGATACTTCATGGCCTTTTTAATTTTCTGTTTAAGCAGTTCACTTTTTTCTTTATAGATTGCTACACGATCCAGCATGGTTTCAAGGGCACCGGACTGTTCTCCTGACTCGACCAGTGAACAGAACAGGTTGTCAAAATACTGTGGATATTTTTTCAGGGCACCTGCAAAAGTATTACCGCCTTCGACTTCACCTTTAATGCCAAGAACAACTTCACGCATGGCAGGGTTTTCAAGACCTTCTGCAACAATTTCAAAACTTTGTACCAAAGGTACACCGGCTTTCATCATGGTTGCAAGCTGACGGGTGAAGATCGTGATATCAAGCGTGGATACTTTCTTCTTCATCAGCCCTTCGAGAATATTCTTTTTCTTTTCCCGAATGGTTTTGATGGTGATCCCTTGTTTGCGCAGCGTCACTTTGGCTAAAGCCATGTTTCGTGCCGGCATTTCCCCTTTAATCTTAGCCCCTTTACGATCAACCCCTTCGTAGATGAAGTTTGGCATCATCTGTGCTTTTTTGACAGCCATGCAATTATCCTTATTTTAAATTTTCAATCTATTCACTCGTCACACGATTTACTTCCTGAAGCGAAGTAACCCCCTGCATGACTTTCACTAATCCAGAGCGGCGAAGATTATTAAACCCCGATTTTTCAGATGCTTCTGCAATTTTAATCGCATTACCATCTTCCATAATAATCTTTGAAATTTCTGGTGTAACTTTCATAACTTCATAAATACCGACACGACCCTTATAACCTTCACGGCATTCTGAACAGCCGACTGGCTGAAAAACCTGGAACTCTGGATTGTTGAGGTCTTCTTCTGTGAAACCCAGTTCCAGTAAGCTGTTACGTGGAACATCAACAGGCTCTTTACAGTGTGAACATAACCGGCGGGCCAGACGCTGAGCAATCACCAGGTTGACAGAGGTTGCAATGTTGAAGGATGGAACCCCCATATTCCGCAAACGGGTCAATGTTTCAGGTGCGCTGTTGGTGTGCAGCGTGGAAAGAACCATGTGTCCTGTCTGTGCGGCTTTGACTGCAATTTCAGCTGTTTCAAGATCCCGGATCTCACCGACCATAACAATGTCAGGATCCTGACGTAGGAATGATTTAAGTGCGACGGCGAAGGTCAGACCAACTTTAGGGTTGACGTTCACCTGGTTAACCCCTTCAAGGTTAATTTCGACAGGGTCTTCGGCTGTGGAGATATTGGTGTCTTCCTGGTTCAGAATATTCAGACCGGTATAAAGAGAAACCGTTTTACCTGAACCGGTTGGACCTGTGATCAGTAACATTCCCTGAGGTTTTTCCAAAGCTTCCATGAACAGGGCTTTCTGTTCAGGTTCATAACCTAAAGCATCAATGCCCAGCATGGCACTGGATGGGTCCAGGATACGCAGAACTAGTTTCTCACCAAACAGTGTCGGTAATGAGTTGACACGGAAGTCGATGGCTTTGGTTTTGGACAGTTTCAGTTTGATACGGCCATCCTGAGGAATCCGTTTTTCAGAAATATCCATCTGTGACATGACTTTCAGTCGGGAGGCAAGACGGTTTGACAACTGTAAGGGGGGGGTCGCAATCTGGCGCAGTACACCATCTACCCGGTAGCGGACACGATAGGTTTTTTCATAGGGTTCAAAATGTAAATCCGAAGCCCCCATACGTATGGCGTCAATCAGTAATTTATTGATATATTTGACGATTGGGGCTTCATCTGCCTGTGGTTCATCATCGGTATCTGTAGTCTGAGGGGAGGTGCCCTCATCAAGATCCAGGTCAATATCATCATCTGAAAAATCAAAAGTACTTTCTTCAGCGAAATTCTGTTCAATAATTTTTTCGAGTTTATCGTGTTCAACAATAATCGCTTCGATATTCATTTTACTGTTGAAGCGGATCGCATCCATGGCATCCATGTTGGTTGGATTGCTGGTTGCAACGTACAGGATGTGACCGCGTTTAAAAACAGGCAGAATACGGTGGCGTGTGATCAGCTTATCGTCTATGCCTTCACGGATAATCTGAGCTGTATCATAGGCAGCAAGATCAAAAATGGGTTCTGCGAACTCTTCTGAAATTTTTTCAGCAACAGTTTTGGGAGAAAGGCTGAGCTGTTCAATCAGATAGGGAACAATATCCTGTTTGGCTTTTTTTGCTCCTGCAACAGCCTGCTGCATTTTTTCGGCAGAAACTGTTCCTTCATCGACGAGGCGACGAATAAATCCTGTGAATTTAGGTGAACCCTGTAATACTGACATTCCCCGGTATCCCTACTTAAATAAAAAATACTGTTTATAATTGGTATGGCAAAATTATACTTTTGTTGCACAAAAATACCATATCTAAAAGTGATGCTACCACCTTAATCTGTCTGAAAAGCATGAACCAGTCGTAATTCAAGGCATATGTTTTTATTCATTGTTTCATTTCAAAGGTATCTTAATTCAGACAGTCTTGCAAAAGCTTCAATAAAAATGTCTTCATAATTATGATTTGCGTGTAGAATGTGCGCGTTTTGATGAATTTTCTTTACGGGTTACTTTATGTCGGGATCGACTGTTACGCCTTGGGTTATTGGGAACTGGAAAATGAATCCAGTGCAGGCTGATGCCCAGCAACTGATTCAGGAATTTAAAGAATTACTGCAGAATAATGATATTTCGGAACAGGCTTGCCGTATAGGTGTTGCGCCTGTTTCCATTGCTTTAATGAATGTAAAAGCTGCTTTTGAAGATGCTGCATCTCCTGTTCATACTGTAGCACAGGATGTGTCCAGGATTGCAGGTACGGGTGCTTATACCGGTGAAGTGAGTGCTGAACTGCTTAAAGACAGTCAGATTCAGCTGGTACTGGTTGGGCATTCTGAACGACGTGAATTTTTTGCAGACAGTCCTCAGATTCTGTGCGAAAAAGTGAAAAATGCACTGAATGCAGGTCTGACTGTCGTATATTGTATTGGTGAAAGCCTTGAACAGCGTGACGCTGGGCAGGCGGAACAGGTGGTATTGCAGCAGATCTGCGATATTGCACCAGTGGTTGAAGCTGAACAGTGGAAGCAGATCATTGTTGCGTATGAGCCTATATGGGCAATCGGGACTGGGAAAACTGCTTCACCGGAAGATGCTCAGTCTATGCATGCAGCGATCCGTGAGGGGCTGAAGCAACTGACGCCTTATGGTCAGCAGATGGCAATTTTATATGGTGGCAGTGTCAAACCGGAAAATGCGGTTGAGCTGGCTGCCTGTCCAGATATTAATGGTGCTCTGGTTGGTGGAGCATCCCTGAATGCGGGGTCTTTTTATAAAATAGCCCAGGCATTTGCAGAAACAGAATAATCAGGAGTTCAGCATGCATACCTTTGTGCTGGTGGTACATATTATTTTAGCCGTATTGATGGTTGCACTGATTCTGGTGCAGCATGGTAAAGGTGCTGATGCAGGTGCATCTTTCGGTGGCGGCGGTGCCGCAACTGTTTTTGGTGCATCAGGTTCAGGCAGCTTTATGACACGCCTGACCGCAATTCTGACTGCACTGTTTTTTGTGACCAGTCTGACACTGGCGGTTTATGCAAAAAAACAGACCACTGATGCTTACAGTCTGAAATCAGTTCCAACAACAACTGCACCTGCACAGGGTGGGTTGCCTGGAACTTCGCCAACTGGAACGAAAACTGGCGAATAAGTTTATTTAAGCCTTTCTTTTTTGCAGTGATGCGACTAGAATGCGTCACAGCTGCGGTGGTGGTGGAATTGGTAGACACGCTACCTTGAGGTGGTAGTGCTTTCGGGCGTGGGGGTTCAAGTCCCCCCTTCCGCACCAACTTATGAATCCAGAATATAAGTTGGTGTTAGCGGCGAATCTGTTGATGCGGGATGGAGCAGTCTGGTAGCTCGTCGGGCTCATAACCCGAAGGTCGTTGGTTCAAATCCAGCTCCCGCTACCAATCAACTCTTTTTAAGATGCAGACTTAAAGAGACAGTTTGAAAAAACTGAGATATTTATTTGCATGTTGTTGCGGGATGGAGCAGTCTGGTAGCTCGTCGGGCTCATAACCCGAAGGTCGTTGGTTCAAATCCAGCTCCCGCTACCATTTTACTGATCAGCAGGCAAAGCTGAACAGTCAGATCTTAAATGTAATTCTGATTGAAAAATGTTTAATATCTGGGTATGATTTTGCACGTTGATGCGGGATGGAGCAGTCTGGTAGCTCGTCGGGCTCATAACCCGAAGGTCGTTGGTTCAAATCCAGCTCCCGCTACCAAGTTTCTAAAGAGGCTCACAACAAAGTGGGCCTTTTTGCACAGTGGACATTGGTTTTCTGTGCGATAATAGGGGCGATTTCGCCCTTTTTTATTGGCTATCGTGTAGTGCCGACATCAAATTGGTCAAATCGTCATGATTCACTACTACTATAGTTAAGATCGGTATGTAGTGGTCATCCTGACCATTGAATTGCACAACTTTGACGAGAGTAAATGAAGCTATCAAATAAAACTCAGACACTTCAGGATTTAATTGCACCCGCAGTGCAGGCTTGTGGTGTGGATCTCTGGGGGATTGAATTTATCCCTCAGGGTAAACGTTCCCTGTTACGTATATATATCGACAAAGCCGTTGATGACAATGCAGAACCTGTTCTGAATGAAGATGGTGAGCTTGAACAGGGTCGCGGTGTCGGTGTACAGGACTGTGTCCGTGTGACTCAGCAGGCTGGAGCTCTTCTTGACGTTCATGATCCTATTTCAGGTGAGTTTTCACTTGAAGTATCTTCACCGGGCTGGGATCGTCCATTTTTTCAGCTGGAACAGATGACAGGATACATTGGTCAGCAGGTGGCTTTACGCCTGATCAGTGCTGTAGAAAACCGTCGTAAATTTCAGGCAAAACTCGTCGCTGTTGACGTGGAAAATGAGCTGATTCAGGTAGAAGTTGACAACCGGCAAGTACTTGAAATCGACAGTAATAATATTGATAAAGCAAATTTGATTTACCAGGATTAATCCCGGAAATAAGAATCTGAACGATATAGGTGACTTATGGCGCGCGAAATTCTTACCGTGGTAGAAACGGTCAGTAACGAAAAAGGTGTAAGTCGCGAAGCAATTTTTGAAGCGCTTGAACAGGCTCTCGTTGCCGCGACTAAAAAGAAATTCTACGAAGGCACACACTCTGAAGAAGCTCGTTTACGTGTTGAAATTGACCGTAAAACAGGTGAATACAGTACTTTCCGTCAATGGGAAGTGGTTGCTGACGAAGATCACGAAATGCCGGCTTGTCAGGATGCAATTTCTGATCTTGATCCAGCGCAGTGGTCTATTGGTGATATCCGTGAACTGGAAGTTGAATCCATTGACTTCGGTCGTATCGCTGCACAGATTGCCAAACAGGTGATTGTACAGAAGATTCGTGAAGCTGAACGCGCTCTGATCGCTGATGCTTATGAGTCTAAAGTCGGTGAGCTGATTTACGGTGAAGTGAAAAAGCAGACCAAAGACGGTTTCATTATTGATCTGGGTGATAATGCAGAAGCTTATCTTGCCCGTGAAGAAATGATTGCCCGTGAAATTCTGCGTCCAAAACAGCGTATGAATGCAATCCTGTACAGCGTTAACCGTGAAGGACGTGGTGCACAACTGTTGTTGTCCCGTTCAAAACCGGAAATGCTGATTGCATTGATGAAAAAAGAAATTCCTGAAATTTCTGAAGAAATCATTGAAATTAAAGCCGCTGCACGTCAGCCGGGTGTGCGTGCCAAAATTGCAGTAAAAACCAATGACCACCGTATTGATCCGGTTGGTGCATGTATCGGTATGCGAGGCACACGTATTCAGGCTGTTCAGTCAGAACTGAACGGTGAGCGTATTGATGTGGTGGTATGGTCTGATGATCCTGCTCAGTACATCGCAAGTGCACTGGAACCCGCTGATGTATCAGGTATTGTCATCGATGAAGATGCACGTACAGCAGACATCATTTTTACAACCAGTGATCAGCTGGCTCGTGCGATCGGTTCACAGGGGCAGAATGTACGTCTTGCATCTGAACTGACCGGTTTCAAACTGAATATGATGCTTGAAGAAGACTATCGTGCCCGTCAGCAGGATGAAGCACAGCAGTATCTGGACATGTTTGTAACCCGTCTTGATATTGAAGAAGATCTTGCAATGGCACTGGTGGAAATGGGCTTCACTTCACTTGAAGAAATTGCTTATGTTCCGCCTGAAACATTCGATGAAATTGAACTGGATGCTGAAACAGTTGAAATGCTGCAAAGCCGTGCCAAAGAGATTGCTCTTGCAGATGCGCTTCAGCAGCAGGAAAATGTTCAGGAACCTGCAGCAGACCTTCTGGCTATGGAAGGAATGACACAGGAAACAGCATACGCGCTTGCTTCCCGTGGCGTCATTACCGTTGATGATCTTGCAGATCAGGCAACAGATGATATTGCAGATATCGAAGGTCTGGGTGCTGAAAAAGCAGGTCAGCTCATTATGAAAGCGCGTGAATCATGGTTTAACTAGGAGGTAATATATGACGGACAAGTCGATAAAAGAGTTGGCGCTCAGCGTGGGTCGTCCCGTTGAAAAGCTCCTGGAACAGGTTCGTGAGGCAGGCTTACCTCAAAGTAAGGCTGACGATATTATTTCCACTGAACAACAGAATACCCTCGTTAACCATTTGAAGAAGGTTCATGGTCAGGACGGCGGTCAGGCAGGACAAATCACGTTGAAACGTAAAACAACCAGTACTGCTAAAGTGGCAAGTACATCAGGTAAGGCAAAAACCATTAACGTTGAAGTGCGTAAAAAGCATACGTTTGTGAAGCCTGATCCTGAGCAGATTAAAGCAGAAGCTTTAGCTAAGGCTGAAGCTCAGCAGAAAAATCAGGAAGCACCTGCTCCAAAAGAAGCTGAGAAAACTGAAAGTTCTGCGAAAGCAAATCTTGAAAAAATGCGTGCAGCTGCAAAACAGCAGACAGCAGCAAAAGAAACACCTAAAGCAGCTGTTGTTGTTAAACGTAAATCAACAAACAAACCGATTACGAAAGCAACTGTTAAAGTGATTGAAACACCTGAACAGAAGAGAGCTCGTGAAGCTGATGCTGCGAAATTAAAAGCAGCTGAAGAAGCAGCACGTCGCAAGTCTGCTGAGGAAGCGCAACAGCGTACACTTGAGCAGATGCGTCAGATGGCTTCCAAGTATTCTTCTGAAGATGCAACTGCGACGATCCGTGTTGTTGATGATTCTCCACTGGCAGCAGGTCTGGTTGGTCAGGCATATGAAGATTCATTTGCGAAAGAAGACCGTGACATCAAACGTGGTACCAATACTCCAGGTGCCCGTGCTCCGAAAAAAGGTGGCCGTCGTGGTCAGGAAGAGCAAAGTTTCAGCAAGCAGCCTAAACGTGGTCTGAAAACAAGTCAGACGGGTAAACACGGTTTTGAAAAACCTGTTAAGAAACAGGTTTATGATGTTGAAATTGGTGAAACCATTGTTGTTGCTGACTTAGCTGCGAAAATGGCGATTAAAGTTCGTGAAGTGATCAAATCACTCATGAAAATGGGTGAGCTGGTTACTCAGAACCAGGCGATTGACCAGGAAATTGCTGCACTGATCGTTGAAGAAATGGGTCACAACCCAGTTCTTGTTTCTGATACTCAGGCTGAAGATAACTTACT encodes the following:
- a CDS encoding tetratricopeptide repeat protein, translating into MKMKLPLPKPPVRQPIKKQNIEQLNKKLAQLSALFRQATAQKDYEAARKHVAEVLKYVPDHVVAMMDLAFTELRLERYEDAYRHYLKAISLSKARVDTNIYDGLTEVCYQLDKPDEVQKYGALALQSKKNQVNEQSTLNIPAERPVFNPARPQENIIAFSLFGSDPRYCETAWLNVIHAREIYPEWTCRIYLDDSVPDAVQHRLKNAGAQTVMVNEQQKQLSGLFWRFLVMDDPDVRFFMIRDADSLISCREKAAVQAWLDSSRWFHSMRDFYSHTELVLAGMWGGCHGVFHGIETMIQQYMQTGNYLTSRVVDQHFLRYMIWPALKQSLISHDSQGFDPDAVPFPEAVQQTDYEQAETFHVGSNMGAPVMIVKVEDAAAETVRWVLLDQENQEVCSYEAAVQDSREIMVNLPRIYTDNIQKKIWRIELYSV
- the ppnP gene encoding pyrimidine/purine nucleoside phosphorylase, translating into MSAQFDHVSVVKKSNVYFGGLCISHTVQFEDGTKKTLGVILPTEQALTFETHVPERMEIISGECRVKIADSEESELFRAGQSFYVPGNSRFKIETDEVLDYVCHLEG
- the rlmB gene encoding 23S rRNA (guanosine(2251)-2'-O)-methyltransferase RlmB, with translation MAKPEYYYGVHSVESLLELEPERVLTLFALKGRDDQRLQKILELAEPFGISVQKASRDSLEKLAGQPFHQGVVAAVRPHPVLNEKDLDQLLENNPQALLLALDHVTDPHNLGACIRTAAAMGVEAVIVPRDRSASLTPTARKVAAGGAEKVKFIQVTNLARTLGNIKDEFNVRVVGTMLDENALPVQQFDFTGTAVCVVMGAEDTGLRPITQSQCDQTVYIPMAGNLQSLNVSVATGMALYEACRQRNH
- a CDS encoding DMT family transporter, with the translated sequence MSPRTQGYALVVVTMCIWGGFTITSRLNAQWHISAWDITALRFALAFCILMPVLIWKKDTAFLWKKEPFILAMVGGVGYCLTSYSAFHFVPAAHAAIFLNGCIPLCTALAGFFLFREPFDKHTWVSLVIMLSAISAMCFLMYEETGVAFGFGDLLFFISAIWWGVFTVLLRQWKLSAWHSMAGVAIWSALVYIPVYLLFLPKNLMQPEPMHLLVQGIFHGIFVVIIATLTYVEAIKRLGAFKTGSIVTLAPFIAAVLAVPLLNEPLSIAIICGLLGMGVGALQPWRWFGRKDSLQVRLDQQKKN
- the coaE gene encoding dephospho-CoA kinase (Dephospho-CoA kinase (CoaE) performs the final step in coenzyme A biosynthesis.), which encodes MTFILGLTGGIGSGKSAASQWFESQGIQVVDADIVAREVVEKGQPALEQIQQIFGNWVIQEDGELNRRALREYIFKEPSARKQLEAITHPAIRTAIIQQLASATSPYAVLVSPLLFETSQHELTHHNLLIDATEELQIERASSRDRQNAEQIKKIIAAQMPRLQKQALAQDIILNDGHIDHLHNQLKKLHLQYLARSEV
- a CDS encoding prepilin peptidase, translated to MQEIISYLSTTPTALYLAVGIFSLCIGSFLNVVIYRTPKMMEQEWRQECQLYLHPDHPPEHETPITLSKPASTCPKCQSEIRWYQNIPVVSWLALRGKCGNCSNPISIRYPFIELLTTACSLTVVAVFGPSIQMLAGLLLTWVLIALTFIDFDTQLLPDRYTLPLAAIGLAVNSYSVFTSPASSIWGYVIGFLCLWVVYYLFKVVTGKEGMGYGDFKLLAALGAWMGPLLLPLIVLLSSMVGAVIGIILLKIRKENQPFAFGPYIAIAGWIAFLWGEQIMKIYLGQ
- a CDS encoding type II secretion system F family protein, whose protein sequence is MAVKKAQMMPNFIYEGVDRKGAKIKGEMPARNMALAKVTLRKQGITIKTIREKKKNILEGLMKKKVSTLDITIFTRQLATMMKAGVPLVQSFEIVAEGLENPAMREVVLGIKGEVEGGNTFAGALKKYPQYFDNLFCSLVESGEQSGALETMLDRVAIYKEKSELLKQKIKKAMKYPASVVVVAIIVTIILMVKVVPVFQELFTSFGADLPAFTKMVVNMSEWMQKYWFILIIAIGAAIAAFMEAKKRSKKFRDFLDKAALKAPIFGDLVYKAIIARYSRTLATTFAAGVPLIEALESTAGATNNVVYEQAVMKIRDDVATGQQLQFAMRVTDKFPSMAVQMVAIGEESGALDAMLDKVATHYENEVDNAVDGLTSMMEPLIMAVLGVLVGGLVIAMYLPIFQMGSVV
- the pilB gene encoding type IV-A pilus assembly ATPase PilB; the encoded protein is MSVLQGSPKFTGFIRRLVDEGTVSAEKMQQAVAGAKKAKQDIVPYLIEQLSLSPKTVAEKISEEFAEPIFDLAAYDTAQIIREGIDDKLITRHRILPVFKRGHILYVATSNPTNMDAMDAIRFNSKMNIEAIIVEHDKLEKIIEQNFAEESTFDFSDDDIDLDLDEGTSPQTTDTDDEPQADEAPIVKYINKLLIDAIRMGASDLHFEPYEKTYRVRYRVDGVLRQIATPPLQLSNRLASRLKVMSQMDISEKRIPQDGRIKLKLSKTKAIDFRVNSLPTLFGEKLVLRILDPSSAMLGIDALGYEPEQKALFMEALEKPQGMLLITGPTGSGKTVSLYTGLNILNQEDTNISTAEDPVEINLEGVNQVNVNPKVGLTFAVALKSFLRQDPDIVMVGEIRDLETAEIAVKAAQTGHMVLSTLHTNSAPETLTRLRNMGVPSFNIATSVNLVIAQRLARRLCSHCKEPVDVPRNSLLELGFTEEDLNNPEFQVFQPVGCSECREGYKGRVGIYEVMKVTPEISKIIMEDGNAIKIAEASEKSGFNNLRRSGLVKVMQGVTSLQEVNRVTSE